The genomic region CGGGGCGAGAAGCGGGAGAGCGCGGTGGGCAGCGCCCGCACGGCGGCGGGCTCGGGCCACCACCCGGCGGAAAGCCCGGCCGCCAGGGCCGCGCCGCGCGCGGTCATCTCCCCCTCCGCCGGCCGGACCACGGGGATCCCGAGGAGGTCAGCCTGGAACTGGCACAGAAACGCATTCCGCGCTGCCCCTCCGTCCACGCGGAGCTCGGCCAAGGTCACCCCCGCGTCGGCCTCCATCGCCCGGACGACGTCGTAGGTTTGGTACGCGATCGCCTCCAGGGCCGCCCGCACAAGGTGGGCCCGGACCGTGCCCCGGGTGAGGCCGACGATCGTACCCCGCGCGTGGGGATCCCAGTACGGGGCCCCCAGCCCGGTCAACGCGGGCACGAAGTACACCCCATCGGTAGAGGGGATCGTCTGGGCGAGGGCCTCGCTCTGGGCGACGTCGCCGATGATCCCGAGCCCATCCCGCAGCCACTGGAGCGCGGCCCCCGCCACGAACACCGCCCCCTCGAGCGCGTAGCGGACCTCCCCCGCCATGGCGTAGGCCACGGTGGTGAGGAGGCCGTGACGGCTCACCACCGGCTCGCCCCCCACGTTCATGAGGAGGAACGCCCCAGTGCCCCAGGTGACCTTCGCCTCCCCAGCCTCAACCGCAGCGTGTCCGAACAGGGCTGCCTGCTGGTCTCCGAGGACCCCTCCCACCGGGACGGGCGCCCCCAGGAAGTCAGGCCGCGTGCGTCCGAACACGGATACGCTCGGCCGGATCTCGGGCAGACACGCCTCCGGAACCCCAAACAGGTCCCGGAGCCCCGGGTCCCAGCTCCCGGCCCGGAGGTCGTAGAGGAGGGTGCGCGAGGCGTTGGTGGGATCGGTGGCGTGGATCCCGGCGAGGTTCCACAGGAGCCACGCGTCCACCGTGCCGACGAGGGCCTCCCCCCGCGCGGCCCTCTCCCGCAATCCCGGGACGTGGTCGAGGAGCCAAGCGATCTTCGTCGCCGAGAAGTAGGGATCCAAGGGGAGCCCCGTCTTCTTCCGTACCCACGCCTCGTGCCCCTCCTCCCGCAGCCGCTCGCACAACGGGGCGGTGCGGCGGTCCTGCCATACGATCGCCGGGCCAAGCGGCCGTCCCGTGCGGTCCCAGGCGACGACCGTCTCCCGCTGGTTCGTGATCCCGAGGGCGACGAGGTCCGCGGGCGAGAGGCGCGCCTGGGCGAGGGCACGGGAGGAGACGTCCTGGGCCGCGGCAACGAGGAGCGCCGGATCCTGCTCCACCCACCCCGGGCGGGGGTAGTGGAGGGGGAGCTCCCGGTACGCCGCAGCGACGGGCCGGAGCCCTCGGTCGTAGACCACGCACCTCACCCCGGTCGTGCCGAGGTCGAGCGCCCCCACGTAGTCCGCCATCGCCACCCCTAGAGGGGAAGCCCCGCCAGGCCCAGCTCGGCCTGGATCAGCTTCAGCTCTCGCTGCAAGGCGGGCGTGATCGGCACCCCCTCCCGGAGGATCCGCTCGCTTTGGGCGTGGGCCTTCTCCCCCGCGGTGTAGATCCGCTCAGCGCCAGGGGCCAGCTCGGCCCCGCGGAGCTCCCGCAGGATCCCCCCCGCCGTGGCGCGGAACTCATCGAGGGGGACGAACTGCTCGATCGCCACCGCCACGAAGAAGTGGGCCAGGCGATGGGGCCGGGGCGTCCCGTCCCTGTCCATCCCTGACAGGGCCCACAGGAACGATCCCGCGGAGAGCCCGGCACACAGGATCTCTACCATCGTCGC from Candidatus Bipolaricaulis anaerobius harbors:
- the glpK gene encoding glycerol kinase GlpK, which codes for MADYVGALDLGTTGVRCVVYDRGLRPVAAAYRELPLHYPRPGWVEQDPALLVAAAQDVSSRALAQARLSPADLVALGITNQRETVVAWDRTGRPLGPAIVWQDRRTAPLCERLREEGHEAWVRKKTGLPLDPYFSATKIAWLLDHVPGLRERAARGEALVGTVDAWLLWNLAGIHATDPTNASRTLLYDLRAGSWDPGLRDLFGVPEACLPEIRPSVSVFGRTRPDFLGAPVPVGGVLGDQQAALFGHAAVEAGEAKVTWGTGAFLLMNVGGEPVVSRHGLLTTVAYAMAGEVRYALEGAVFVAGAALQWLRDGLGIIGDVAQSEALAQTIPSTDGVYFVPALTGLGAPYWDPHARGTIVGLTRGTVRAHLVRAALEAIAYQTYDVVRAMEADAGVTLAELRVDGGAARNAFLCQFQADLLGIPVVRPAEGEMTARGAALAAGLSAGWWPEPAAVRALPTALSRFSPRSHVPERGSWLTGWRRAVDRARHWAPDA